A portion of the uncultured Draconibacterium sp. genome contains these proteins:
- the groL gene encoding chaperonin GroEL (60 kDa chaperone family; promotes refolding of misfolded polypeptides especially under stressful conditions; forms two stacked rings of heptamers to form a barrel-shaped 14mer; ends can be capped by GroES; misfolded proteins enter the barrel where they are refolded when GroES binds): protein MAKEIKFDIEARDLLKSGVDQLANAVKVTLGPKGRNVVIEKKFGAPQITKDGVTVAKEIELSDAYENMGAQMVKEVASKTGDDAGDGTTTATVLAQSIVNVGLKNVTAGANPMDLKRGIDKAVEAVVKSIQDQAQTIGDDYAKIESVAKISANNDAVIGSLIAEAMKKVHKEGVITIEEAKGTDTYVDVVEGMQFDRGYLSPYFVTDAEKMVAELDSPYILIHDKKISTMKDLLPVLEATAQSGRPLMIISEDVDGEALATLVVNRLRGSLKVCAVKAPGFGDRRKEMLEDIAILTGGTVITEEKGMKLEQATIDMLGQCEKITVDKENTTVVNGAGAQEAIAARVNQIKTQMETTTSDYDKEKLQERLAKLAGGVAVIYVGAASEVEMKEKKDRVDDALHATRAAVEEGIVPGGGVALVRAIAALEDLKGDNEDETTGVEIVKRAIEEPLRQIVANAGKEGAVVVQNVKDGEGDYGYNARVDEYQKLYETGVIDPAKVTRVALENAASIAGMFLTTETVIVEEKEDAPAMPPMGGGMPGGMGGMM from the coding sequence ATGGCTAAAGAAATTAAATTCGATATTGAAGCACGCGATTTGCTTAAAAGTGGTGTTGATCAACTGGCTAATGCCGTAAAAGTTACTTTAGGACCAAAAGGTCGTAACGTAGTAATCGAGAAAAAATTTGGTGCACCACAAATTACTAAAGACGGTGTAACTGTTGCAAAAGAAATTGAGTTAAGCGACGCATACGAAAATATGGGTGCACAAATGGTTAAAGAAGTAGCCTCAAAAACCGGTGACGACGCTGGTGACGGTACTACTACTGCAACAGTTTTGGCACAGTCGATTGTTAATGTTGGTTTGAAAAACGTAACTGCCGGTGCTAATCCAATGGATTTGAAACGCGGAATCGACAAAGCTGTTGAGGCTGTTGTTAAAAGCATCCAGGATCAGGCGCAAACAATTGGCGACGATTACGCAAAAATCGAATCGGTTGCTAAAATTTCTGCCAACAACGATGCAGTTATCGGATCGTTGATTGCTGAGGCAATGAAGAAAGTACATAAAGAAGGTGTTATCACAATTGAAGAAGCAAAAGGTACCGATACTTACGTTGATGTAGTTGAAGGTATGCAATTCGACCGTGGTTACCTTTCTCCATATTTTGTAACCGATGCGGAAAAAATGGTTGCAGAACTGGATAGTCCATATATCCTGATCCACGACAAAAAGATCAGCACAATGAAAGACCTTCTTCCTGTATTGGAAGCAACAGCTCAGAGTGGTCGTCCGTTGATGATCATTTCAGAAGATGTTGACGGCGAAGCATTGGCAACTTTGGTTGTTAACCGTTTACGTGGTTCGTTAAAAGTATGTGCTGTTAAAGCTCCTGGTTTTGGCGATCGCAGAAAAGAAATGTTAGAAGACATTGCAATCCTTACTGGTGGTACAGTTATTACCGAAGAAAAAGGTATGAAACTGGAGCAGGCCACAATTGATATGTTGGGTCAGTGCGAAAAAATTACTGTTGACAAAGAAAATACAACTGTTGTTAATGGTGCAGGTGCACAAGAAGCTATTGCTGCTCGTGTTAACCAGATTAAAACGCAGATGGAAACTACAACTTCTGATTACGACAAAGAAAAACTACAAGAGCGTTTGGCTAAATTGGCCGGTGGTGTTGCTGTAATCTATGTTGGTGCTGCTTCAGAAGTAGAAATGAAAGAGAAAAAAGACCGCGTTGACGATGCATTGCACGCAACCCGTGCAGCTGTTGAAGAAGGAATTGTTCCTGGTGGTGGTGTTGCTTTGGTTCGTGCTATTGCTGCATTAGAAGACCTTAAAGGCGACAACGAAGACGAAACAACAGGTGTTGAAATCGTTAAACGTGCGATTGAAGAGCCATTGCGTCAGATTGTAGCTAACGCTGGTAAAGAAGGTGCAGTAGTTGTTCAAAATGTAAAAGACGGCGAAGGCGACTATGGTTACAATGCTCGCGTTGATGAATACCAGAAGCTTTATGAAACTGGTGTTATCGATCCTGCAAAAGTAACTCGTGTTGCACTTGAAAACGCTGCTTCAATTGCCGGTATGTTCTTAACTACTGAAACAGTAATTGTTGAAGAGAAAGAAGATGCTCCTGCAATGCCTCCAATGGGTGGTGGTATGCCTGGTGGCATGGGCGGTATGATGTAA
- a CDS encoding family 20 glycosylhydrolase — MLKKILYVLLALIFLVVVGGFLYYRLVIYTPPLISDEDRAKIEIMPLPASLKIYNGDIDLREGINISFINVQNDYLNKAANRFVNDLESIYGIPADENGVSLEINCSEESESNIPEFGNDESYSLDIENRIILTANTQFGINHGLETILQLVKQNEEGVTISKLKVEDEPRFPWRGVMLDGCRHWMPKEVLLRTIDAMAAVKMNVFHIHLSEDQGFRVESKVFPKLHEIGSNGKYYTQDDIREIVTYAAERGIRVVPEFDVPGHSKSWQIAYPELSTVSEHLSFANESGELFSPPMDPTKEEVYVFLDKFIAEMITLFPDAYFHIGGDEVEPKYWNESESIQSFMKVKGIKDAHGLQAYFNLRIYDLVKKHGKTMLGWEEIMNDDLENDVVIQSWMGQKSLFEAVQGGKRGILSAGWYLDHKLHSDKHYTVDPLILPGAVDMAPDTTCWKTYDITLEIPSGEMESKLTLFDRDSENVYGFLEFLGNRTGFKNGQNKDVQLTFLLESQMGEVKFSAQLLSDTLFGKISLAMFNFAANGKLVAGSEIQGTKLPPIEVIKPLTDKQKTMILGGEAAMWSEVVDKDNVDSRIWPRTAVVAEKLWSPATLTANVDDMYRRLEKCSDYLVQRGNPHKMQQDVILHALIPDQGFTYLKTLVEVLEEVKYYERMANLENMYAVYLPDLKMNGVVDAARPESLSAREFNTKVNAYLLDRENSVLKAQLQEQLEMWSLNNKNLEPWLTSNELQEVSRLSEAFSSVAKYALQMINEEGSTKQPEELMKELSLLENGENGMLCAVAEGLRELCTN, encoded by the coding sequence ATGTTAAAAAAGATTCTTTATGTACTTCTTGCCCTCATTTTTCTAGTGGTAGTTGGCGGATTTCTGTATTATCGGCTGGTAATTTATACTCCACCGCTAATTTCGGATGAAGACCGGGCTAAAATCGAGATTATGCCTCTGCCGGCCAGCCTGAAAATTTACAATGGAGATATTGATCTTCGAGAGGGTATTAATATATCTTTTATTAATGTACAGAATGATTATTTGAATAAGGCAGCAAACCGTTTTGTAAATGATCTTGAATCGATTTACGGAATTCCAGCTGATGAAAACGGAGTTTCGCTGGAAATTAATTGTAGCGAGGAGTCGGAAAGTAACATTCCAGAATTTGGTAACGATGAATCGTACAGCCTGGATATTGAGAATAGAATTATATTAACGGCAAATACCCAGTTTGGTATTAATCATGGTCTGGAAACGATTTTGCAATTAGTAAAACAAAATGAAGAAGGAGTGACCATTTCAAAACTTAAGGTTGAGGACGAACCTCGTTTTCCTTGGCGTGGAGTAATGTTGGATGGCTGTCGGCATTGGATGCCAAAAGAAGTGTTGTTGCGTACAATTGATGCTATGGCTGCTGTAAAAATGAATGTGTTTCACATTCATCTCTCAGAAGATCAGGGATTTCGGGTAGAGAGCAAAGTGTTTCCGAAATTGCATGAAATTGGATCAAATGGAAAATATTATACGCAAGATGATATTCGCGAAATTGTAACTTATGCAGCGGAAAGAGGAATTCGTGTGGTTCCTGAGTTTGATGTGCCGGGGCACTCAAAAAGCTGGCAGATTGCATATCCTGAATTGAGTACAGTAAGCGAACATTTGTCGTTTGCAAACGAAAGCGGCGAGCTATTTTCTCCACCAATGGATCCGACGAAAGAAGAGGTTTATGTATTTCTCGACAAGTTTATTGCCGAGATGATAACATTGTTTCCCGATGCTTATTTTCATATTGGTGGCGATGAGGTAGAACCAAAATACTGGAATGAAAGTGAATCAATTCAGTCGTTTATGAAAGTAAAAGGGATTAAAGACGCGCATGGTTTGCAAGCGTATTTTAATCTCAGGATTTACGACCTGGTTAAGAAGCATGGCAAAACAATGCTTGGATGGGAAGAGATAATGAACGACGATTTGGAGAATGATGTTGTTATTCAATCGTGGATGGGGCAAAAATCGTTGTTTGAAGCGGTTCAGGGTGGCAAAAGAGGAATTTTGTCGGCTGGTTGGTATCTCGATCACAAATTACATTCAGATAAACATTATACGGTTGATCCTTTAATTTTGCCCGGAGCTGTTGATATGGCGCCGGATACAACTTGCTGGAAAACTTACGATATCACACTAGAAATTCCCTCGGGCGAGATGGAGAGTAAACTAACCTTGTTTGATCGCGATTCTGAAAATGTATATGGCTTTTTAGAGTTTCTTGGAAATCGTACCGGATTTAAAAATGGGCAGAACAAAGATGTTCAGTTAACTTTTCTGCTGGAGTCGCAAATGGGAGAGGTGAAGTTCTCTGCACAGCTTTTGAGTGATACACTATTTGGAAAAATTTCATTAGCGATGTTTAACTTTGCTGCCAATGGGAAGTTGGTGGCAGGTTCTGAAATTCAGGGAACAAAATTACCACCAATCGAGGTGATTAAACCGCTTACCGACAAGCAAAAAACAATGATACTTGGCGGCGAAGCAGCAATGTGGTCGGAAGTAGTGGATAAAGATAATGTCGACTCGCGAATTTGGCCACGAACAGCTGTTGTTGCTGAAAAACTCTGGAGTCCGGCAACACTAACCGCAAATGTTGATGATATGTATCGGCGTCTTGAAAAATGTTCAGATTACCTGGTTCAAAGAGGCAATCCACATAAAATGCAACAAGATGTTATTCTTCATGCATTAATTCCTGATCAGGGATTTACCTACTTAAAAACCTTGGTTGAGGTACTTGAAGAAGTAAAATATTATGAGCGAATGGCAAACCTCGAAAATATGTATGCCGTGTATTTGCCCGATTTAAAAATGAATGGTGTTGTTGATGCCGCGCGTCCGGAAAGCTTGTCGGCCCGAGAATTCAATACAAAGGTAAATGCTTATCTTTTGGATAGGGAAAACAGCGTACTAAAAGCACAGCTTCAAGAGCAGCTGGAAATGTGGAGTTTGAATAACAAGAATTTAGAGCCTTGGTTAACAAGCAATGAATTGCAAGAAGTTTCGCGTTTATCAGAGGCATTTTCTTCGGTTGCGAAATACGCGCTGCAAATGATAAATGAAGAA